One Burkholderia gladioli genomic window, ATCCGCGGCGAGGACCGACGCGGCAACCCGGCCTTCTTCGGCTTCGTGACGATGGCGATCGGCTGCGTGCGCGTGCCGGGCACGCGCCGCTACCGCAGCGACGAGATCGCCTCGGTGGCGGCGCTTGCCAAGCGGCGCGCCAAGCAGCAGCCGGGGCACCTGTACCTGATCGACGTCGACGAGGGCCGCGCCTGGCTGCGCGCCCACGGCGAGCAATCGAACGCGCCCGACGTGCCGGACGGCGCCGCCGCCGCGCCGCGCGCGAACGACTAAACACGCCGCCGCTCCACGTCGAGAGCGCTGGCGCCGCGTCTTCTCGCGGCCCGCTCGCCGCACTGCGCGGACGGGCGCTCCATGCCTTACCCCTTCCACTCGCCCGCCTTGCGCGACGCCGACGCGCCGACGAGCCGACGAGCGCGTTCAGCTCATTCCAATCTGTTTAGCGAACAAAATAAACAAATCGATCCGCATGAATCAGGAGTTACCCCGAAATTACGGGTATTTCCCGACGTTCCCTTGCCCGCGCCGCCGGTTTTCCTCGAAAGTTTTTACTATACAATCCGCAACACCCTAAACACTCAGGCTCGACCAGCATGGGTACCACCATTCGCGATGTCGCCCAGGCGGCAAACGTATCGATCGGCACCGTCTCGCGCGCGCTGAAGAACCAGCCCGGCCTGTCCGAAGCCACCCGCGAGCGCATCGTCGCGGTCGCCGCGCAGCTCGGCTACGACCCGGCGCAACTGCGCCCGCGCATCCGCCGCCTCACCTTCCTGCTGCACCGCCAGCACAACAACTTCGCCGCCACGCCGTTCTTCTCGCACGTGCTGCACGGCGTCGAGGAGGCCTGCCGCGACCGCGGCATCGTGCCGGCGCTGCTGACGGTGGGCCCGACCGACGACGTGCTGCGCCAGATGCGCCCGCACGCGCCCGACGCGATCGCGGTGGCCGGCTTCATGGAGCCCGAGACGATCGACGCGCTGGCCGCCACCGGCCGCCCGCTGGTGCTGATCGACATGTGGGCGCCGGGGCTGCGCTCGGTGAACATCGACAACATCGCCGGCGCCTCGCAGGCGATGCGGCACCTGTTCGAGAGCGGCCGCAAGCGCATCGCCTTCATCGGCGGGTCGCTGGCGCACCACAGCATCGCGCAGCGCGCGCTCGGCTTTCGCCGTGCCTTCTTCGAGGCGGGGCTGCTGTTCGATCCCTCGCTGGAAGTGACCATCGACGCCGGCCTCGACCCCGATACCGGCGCCGCGCGCGCGATGGAGCGCATGCTCGACGCGGGCGGCCCGCGCCCCGACGCGGTGTTCGCCTTCAACGACGCGGCCGCGCTGGCGGCGATGCGCGTGTGCCTGGCGCGCGGGCTGCGAGTGCCCGAGGACGTGGCCTTCGTCGGCTTCGACGACATCCTCGGCGCGGCCCACGCGGCACCGCCGCTGACCACCCTGGCCGTCGACAAGGAAGCGCTGGGCCGCCGCGGCATCGAGTTGCTGCTGGCCGACGCGCCCGACCAGACCGAAATTCGCCTGCCCGTGCGGTTGATCGAGCGCGCGAGCAGTTCCGTGGCGGCGCTCGCGCCGCGCCCCCTCACCCCGGTAATCGCATCATGACGAACCCTGCCTCGCCGACCGCGCCGGACCTGCCGGCGCCGCCCGTCGCGAACTTTCGCGACGCCGATTTCCTGCTTTCCCACGTGCGGCACACGCTGCACTTCTACGCGCCGACGGTCTACGATCCGACGGGCGGCTTCTTCCATTTCTTCCGCGACGACGGTTCGATCTACGAGCGCGACACGCGCCATCTGGTCAGCAGTTGCCGCTTCGTCTTCAACTACGCGATGGCCTATCGCCAGTTCGGCGATGCCCGGCATCTCGACTACGTGCGCCACGGCCTGCGCTTCCTGCGCGAGGCGCATTGGGACCCGGTGCTCGAGGGCTACGACTGGGAGCTG contains:
- a CDS encoding LacI family DNA-binding transcriptional regulator — its product is MGTTIRDVAQAANVSIGTVSRALKNQPGLSEATRERIVAVAAQLGYDPAQLRPRIRRLTFLLHRQHNNFAATPFFSHVLHGVEEACRDRGIVPALLTVGPTDDVLRQMRPHAPDAIAVAGFMEPETIDALAATGRPLVLIDMWAPGLRSVNIDNIAGASQAMRHLFESGRKRIAFIGGSLAHHSIAQRALGFRRAFFEAGLLFDPSLEVTIDAGLDPDTGAARAMERMLDAGGPRPDAVFAFNDAAALAAMRVCLARGLRVPEDVAFVGFDDILGAAHAAPPLTTLAVDKEALGRRGIELLLADAPDQTEIRLPVRLIERASSSVAALAPRPLTPVIAS